From a single Rhinolophus ferrumequinum isolate MPI-CBG mRhiFer1 chromosome 15, mRhiFer1_v1.p, whole genome shotgun sequence genomic region:
- the LOC117034636 gene encoding cytochrome c oxidase subunit NDUFA4 has product MLRQIIGQAKKHPSLIPLFVFIGAGGTGAALYVMRLALFNPDVCWDKKNNPEPWNKMGPNQQYKFYSVNVDYSKLKKEGPDF; this is encoded by the coding sequence ATGCTGCGCCAAATCATCGGTCAGGCTAAGAAGCATCCAAGCTTGATCCCCCTCTTTGTATTTATTGGAGCTGGAGGTACTGGAGCAGCGCTGTATGTCATGCGCCTGGCATTGTTCAATCCAGATGTCTGTTGGGATAAAAAGAATAACCCAGAACCCTGGAACAAAATGGGTCCCAATCAGCAATACAAGTTCTACTCAGTGAATGTAGATTACAGCAAACTGAAGAAAGAAGGTCCAGACTTCTAA